One region of Chlorobiota bacterium genomic DNA includes:
- a CDS encoding aminodeoxychorismate/anthranilate synthase component II yields MIFVLDNYDSFTFNLVQYLGELGADPVVARNDQISVRQVLEMEPSHIVLSPGPCTPNDAGILLELIAAAAGAVPILGVCLGHQAIGQAFGGKVVRAAKVMHGKTAMIHHDGTGVHSGLPSPFRAMRYHSLILADGTIPDELRVTAWTPEGEVMGVEHRQLPVVGVQYHPESIMTDHGRDILRNFLGHDAG; encoded by the coding sequence ATGATTTTTGTGTTGGATAACTACGATTCGTTCACCTTCAACTTGGTGCAGTATCTGGGCGAGCTTGGTGCCGATCCGGTGGTTGCCCGCAACGACCAGATCAGCGTTCGGCAGGTGCTGGAAATGGAGCCCAGCCACATCGTGCTATCCCCGGGCCCCTGCACCCCGAACGATGCCGGAATTTTGCTGGAGCTGATTGCCGCCGCTGCCGGAGCGGTCCCAATCCTGGGCGTTTGTTTGGGGCACCAGGCGATTGGGCAGGCCTTTGGGGGGAAGGTGGTTCGGGCGGCAAAGGTGATGCACGGGAAAACCGCCATGATCCACCACGACGGGACCGGCGTGCATTCGGGGCTGCCCTCGCCATTTCGGGCCATGCGGTATCACTCGCTGATCCTTGCCGATGGCACCATTCCCGATGAGCTTCGCGTGACGGCATGGACCCCGGAAGGGGAGGTGATGGGGGTGGAGCATCGGCAGCTTCCGGTGGTTGGGGTGCAGTATCACCCGGAATCCATTATGACCGATCACGGTCGCGACATCCTCCGCAATTTCTTAGGCCACGATGCTGGTTAA
- a CDS encoding 5-formyltetrahydrofolate cyclo-ligase, translating into MNRKPATSKDELRQIAHQRRGLLSLEDRTAASLEICRSMIDLDQFLDARGLHVYLPIGNEVDIRPIINLAWEMGKQVGLMRVMDDGGSEQWQILPSTHYRTTKLGILEPTDAAPFDMEQCDLVIAPLLAADLNCNRLGYGKGYYDQFLTQFPRPAIGVAFDIQIFDQLPTDDRDIRLDSVLTEKRWIQRAENGK; encoded by the coding sequence ATGAACCGCAAGCCCGCCACCAGCAAGGATGAACTCCGGCAGATTGCCCACCAACGGCGCGGCTTGCTAAGCCTTGAGGATCGCACCGCCGCAAGCCTTGAAATCTGCCGCAGCATGATTGATCTGGACCAGTTTCTGGACGCTCGCGGGCTGCATGTGTATCTGCCCATTGGAAACGAGGTGGATATCCGGCCGATTATCAATCTGGCGTGGGAAATGGGGAAGCAGGTTGGGCTGATGCGCGTGATGGACGACGGAGGAAGCGAGCAGTGGCAGATACTCCCTTCCACCCATTATCGCACCACAAAGCTGGGAATTCTGGAGCCAACCGATGCCGCGCCGTTCGATATGGAACAGTGTGACTTGGTGATTGCCCCGCTGCTTGCTGCCGACCTGAACTGCAACCGATTGGGCTACGGCAAAGGCTACTACGACCAGTTCCTTACTCAATTTCCCCGCCCCGCAATTGGGGTGGCGTTCGACATCCAAATCTTCGACCAGCTCCCCACCGATGACCGCGACATCCGCCTGGACAGCGTGCTGACGGAAAAGCGGTGGATACAACGGGCAGAGAATGGGAAGTAG
- a CDS encoding inositol monophosphatase, whose amino-acid sequence MEPSQIDLPKLLEVATEAANSAAQLLASRFGTDMDVRLKPGGAHDLVTEMDIASEKLIQHVIRGHLPDAKFLGEETGGDRDLTELTWVVDPIDGTVNYAHGIPIWCVSIAAVANHCPLVGVIANPSVGELFTATSGAGAFLNGKRLRVTETPGLVGSVLVTGFPYNVAENPFGCIDSFAAFVRRGIPVRRLGSAALDLAYVAAGRFDGFWEVKLNEWDIAAGALMVHEAGGAVRSYGPNNAQGLLTTDRLLATNGVIEREMLEVLQQ is encoded by the coding sequence ATGGAACCCAGCCAGATTGATCTTCCAAAACTGTTGGAGGTTGCCACCGAAGCGGCCAACAGTGCCGCGCAGCTTCTTGCCTCCCGTTTCGGCACCGACATGGACGTGCGGCTGAAACCTGGCGGGGCGCACGACCTTGTCACCGAGATGGATATCGCCAGCGAGAAGCTGATCCAGCATGTGATTCGGGGCCACCTGCCCGATGCAAAATTTCTTGGGGAGGAGACCGGGGGCGATCGCGATTTAACAGAGCTTACGTGGGTGGTGGACCCGATTGATGGAACCGTCAACTACGCGCACGGGATTCCAATCTGGTGTGTTTCCATTGCGGCGGTTGCCAACCACTGCCCGCTGGTTGGGGTAATCGCCAACCCGAGCGTTGGGGAATTGTTCACCGCAACAAGCGGGGCCGGCGCGTTCCTGAACGGCAAGCGGCTGCGGGTTACGGAAACGCCCGGGCTGGTGGGGTCCGTGCTGGTAACGGGGTTCCCGTACAACGTTGCCGAGAATCCTTTTGGCTGCATTGATAGCTTTGCGGCATTTGTTCGGCGTGGAATTCCGGTGCGGCGGCTTGGGTCCGCCGCGCTCGATTTGGCCTACGTTGCCGCCGGACGCTTCGATGGTTTTTGGGAAGTGAAACTGAACGAGTGGGATATTGCCGCCGGAGCATTAATGGTCCACGAAGCCGGCGGCGCGGTCCGCTCCTACGGCCCCAACAACGCCCAGGGCCTTCTAACCACCGACCGCCTATTGGCAACCAACGGAGTGATTGAAAGGGAGATGTTGGAGGTGCTGCAGCAGTAA
- a CDS encoding aminotransferase class V-fold PLP-dependent enzyme has protein sequence MSKFDDIRCQFPITSQCFTSPEGIERAIIYLDHGASTHPPTRVLDTYREFLEKYYANIHRGNHYLSQKASALFDAVSETILQFLGADPSTNEVVFTTNTTTALDLAGYLMSQTEGATLVSSMEHHSNDLPHRRHGPVHRVEVLPDGSLDYNDLESKLKNNRIKLVAITGASNVTGFMPDIYGIARLAHQHGAKILVDAAQLLAHHAIAMRPDDHPEHIDFLAAAGHKAYAPFGAAFLVANRSAFNAATPYIPGGGTVKFVTDTDVVWADGMERHLSGTPNIAGVIALGEAIRWLGEIGMDWVRQHELEILKPIEQKLRAIPGVTVLGDIPAEKKLGVLPFNIPGIHHDVVSTVLNNNYGIATRNGCFCAHPYLTRLLGCTDAEGVRQKVAAGEPAQLPGAVRATIGIFNSMDDLEKLVDAVAQIVAEKDRYAASINPESAACLEAMI, from the coding sequence ATGAGCAAGTTCGATGACATCCGATGTCAGTTCCCAATCACCAGCCAGTGCTTTACCTCGCCCGAGGGAATCGAGCGGGCCATTATCTATCTGGATCACGGCGCAAGCACCCACCCACCAACCCGGGTGCTGGATACCTACCGCGAATTTCTGGAGAAATACTACGCCAATATCCACCGCGGCAACCACTACCTTTCGCAGAAGGCCTCGGCCTTGTTTGATGCTGTTAGCGAGACGATCCTTCAATTCCTGGGGGCGGACCCTTCCACCAACGAAGTGGTGTTCACCACCAACACAACCACCGCGCTGGATCTTGCCGGATACCTGATGAGCCAAACCGAAGGGGCCACGCTGGTTTCCTCGATGGAGCATCACTCCAACGACCTTCCCCACCGCCGGCATGGCCCGGTCCACCGCGTTGAGGTGCTTCCCGATGGGTCACTGGATTACAACGATCTGGAGTCGAAACTGAAAAATAACCGGATCAAGTTGGTGGCAATCACCGGCGCAAGCAACGTGACCGGGTTCATGCCCGACATCTACGGGATTGCACGATTGGCCCACCAGCACGGCGCGAAAATCTTGGTGGATGCGGCCCAGCTGCTGGCGCATCACGCAATCGCCATGCGCCCCGATGACCACCCCGAACATATTGACTTCCTTGCCGCCGCCGGCCACAAGGCCTATGCCCCGTTTGGCGCGGCGTTTCTTGTTGCCAATCGCTCGGCGTTCAACGCTGCAACCCCATATATCCCTGGCGGCGGAACGGTGAAGTTCGTTACCGATACCGACGTCGTCTGGGCCGACGGAATGGAACGCCACCTGAGCGGAACCCCAAACATTGCCGGGGTGATTGCCCTGGGCGAGGCGATTCGGTGGCTGGGGGAGATTGGGATGGATTGGGTTCGCCAGCATGAGCTTGAAATCCTGAAGCCGATTGAGCAGAAGCTCCGCGCAATCCCCGGCGTGACGGTGTTGGGCGATATTCCCGCCGAGAAAAAACTTGGGGTGCTGCCGTTCAACATCCCGGGAATCCATCACGACGTGGTCTCGACGGTGCTGAACAACAACTACGGGATCGCCACCCGCAATGGATGTTTTTGCGCCCACCCATACCTGACCCGCTTGCTTGGCTGCACCGATGCCGAAGGCGTTCGCCAGAAAGTTGCTGCGGGGGAACCGGCCCAGCTTCCGGGCGCGGTCCGCGCAACCATCGGCATCTTCAATTCAATGGATGATCTTGAGAAATTGGTGGATGCTGTTGCCCAGATCGTTGCGGAAAAGGACCGCTACGCCGCAAGCATCAACCCAGAATCGGCCGCGTGCCTTGAGGCAATGATATGA
- a CDS encoding anthranilate synthase component I family protein, whose translation MDTTGREWEVAGKKVGKECAKFTYRAAGNDDIQTRPSTDPQSIPVIAPSCSDFLRVARPGLRVPLAMQIPAGGASPFAVYQAFRKKGRGALLETGRGMGRSVVAVDIAGEWTFAATDSGDPFGQLRQLCSDNPIAPNPLLRRFGGGLIGWFSYDLCRVIERIPTLAADDLQLPLCYFQLVDSFIEFDHQRGVLTLATLPVLHDGDMAAQYRQMEARLQEMMEVLSTLPPPEADTPPDTTHADPLAFAPTVTPDQFAATVRRTREYIFAGDIFQANLSVRFQRAFGTDPLLLYRQLRKINPSPFMAFIEGGDCAVVSASPELLLRASGPTIETRPIAGTRRRGATEAEDQEKIAELLANEKERAEHLMLVDLERNDIGRVARYGTVQVNELMTVEKYSHVIHIVSNVCGELREGMDTLDALRACFPGGTITGAPKVRSMEIIEELEPTRRGIYTGSIGWLGWNGDAEFNIAIRTLLVKNGVAYLQAGAGIVADSVPEHEYRESLRKAQAAMNAVESALAQEEKEKGREKEVAAG comes from the coding sequence GTGGATACAACGGGCAGAGAATGGGAAGTAGCGGGGAAGAAGGTGGGGAAAGAGTGCGCAAAATTCACCTACCGCGCCGCAGGCAACGATGACATTCAGACGAGACCTTCAACCGACCCGCAATCAATCCCTGTGATCGCTCCTTCCTGTTCTGATTTTCTGCGCGTTGCGCGCCCTGGCTTGCGGGTTCCGTTGGCCATGCAAATTCCCGCTGGTGGGGCATCACCTTTTGCGGTCTATCAGGCGTTTCGGAAGAAGGGAAGGGGGGCGTTGTTGGAGACTGGCCGGGGGATGGGGCGTTCGGTGGTTGCGGTGGATATTGCAGGGGAGTGGACCTTTGCCGCAACCGATTCCGGCGACCCGTTCGGCCAGCTTCGCCAGCTTTGTTCGGACAATCCAATCGCCCCGAACCCGCTGCTTCGGCGGTTCGGCGGCGGGCTGATTGGGTGGTTCAGCTACGACCTGTGCCGCGTCATCGAGCGCATCCCCACCCTTGCTGCCGACGATCTTCAGCTCCCCCTGTGCTACTTCCAGTTAGTGGATTCTTTCATCGAGTTCGACCACCAGCGCGGGGTGCTGACCCTTGCCACGCTTCCGGTTCTTCACGATGGCGACATGGCCGCGCAGTACCGCCAGATGGAAGCGCGATTGCAGGAGATGATGGAGGTCCTTTCCACGCTTCCCCCGCCCGAAGCCGATACCCCACCCGACACCACCCACGCCGACCCGCTTGCCTTTGCGCCAACGGTAACGCCAGATCAATTTGCCGCGACCGTCCGCCGCACGCGGGAGTACATTTTCGCCGGGGATATTTTCCAGGCTAATCTGAGCGTCCGGTTCCAGCGGGCGTTTGGGACCGATCCGCTGCTGCTGTATCGGCAGTTGCGGAAGATCAATCCATCTCCATTTATGGCCTTTATCGAAGGGGGCGATTGCGCCGTGGTGAGTGCTTCCCCCGAGCTGCTGCTGCGCGCCAGCGGACCAACGATTGAGACACGACCGATTGCCGGAACCCGACGGCGCGGGGCCACGGAAGCCGAGGACCAGGAAAAGATTGCCGAGCTGCTTGCCAACGAAAAAGAACGCGCCGAACACCTGATGCTGGTGGACCTTGAGCGGAACGACATTGGCCGCGTTGCCCGCTACGGCACGGTCCAGGTGAACGAGCTGATGACCGTTGAAAAGTACTCCCACGTTATCCATATCGTCTCGAACGTATGCGGGGAATTGCGCGAAGGGATGGACACGCTGGATGCGCTCCGTGCCTGCTTCCCCGGGGGGACGATTACCGGCGCGCCGAAGGTCCGATCCATGGAGATTATCGAGGAGCTTGAGCCAACGCGGCGCGGAATCTACACCGGCTCAATCGGCTGGCTGGGGTGGAATGGGGATGCCGAATTCAACATCGCCATCCGGACGCTGCTGGTGAAGAATGGCGTTGCCTACTTGCAGGCCGGTGCGGGGATCGTGGCCGACTCCGTCCCCGAACATGAGTACCGCGAATCGCTCCGCAAGGCCCAAGCCGCAATGAACGCGGTGGAGTCCGCGCTGGCCCAGGAGGAAAAGGAGAAGGGGAGAGAGAAGGAGGTGGCGGCGGGATGA
- a CDS encoding aminotransferase class IV — protein sequence MLVNLNGQLLPQQQAVVSLLDRGFQFGDGLFETMRSYRGRVHLLGRHLKRLRAGAGVLGIPLPEDAELALRIAATIAANNLPDCALRLTVTRGVSENLFDIRDDAVPTIAIQLRPLLHSDGHPETIITVAADPNVGGGGTMKSLNYLRSVQAVRKIREAGAREGVLVREDGAVLEGSVSNIFMVTGGKVVTPPIWLGILPGITRQRVMELAEELRIPAEERAFTIAELRRADEVFFTNSVRGIVAVGELDGVQIPSTAITLRLSASYSNDVGMQGA from the coding sequence ATGCTGGTTAATCTGAACGGTCAACTTCTTCCGCAGCAGCAGGCGGTGGTTTCACTGCTGGATCGCGGCTTCCAGTTTGGCGATGGGTTGTTCGAGACGATGCGGAGCTATCGGGGAAGGGTGCATCTGCTGGGGCGGCATCTGAAGCGGTTGCGGGCTGGGGCCGGGGTGTTGGGGATACCGCTGCCGGAAGATGCGGAGTTGGCGTTGCGGATTGCCGCCACCATCGCCGCAAACAATCTTCCCGATTGCGCACTCCGGCTGACGGTGACGCGGGGTGTTTCGGAGAACTTGTTCGACATCCGCGACGACGCAGTGCCCACCATCGCCATCCAACTCAGGCCGTTATTGCATTCTGACGGTCATCCAGAAACGATCATCACCGTAGCCGCCGACCCGAATGTTGGGGGTGGGGGAACGATGAAATCGCTGAACTACCTGCGGTCGGTCCAGGCCGTGCGGAAGATTCGCGAGGCGGGGGCGCGTGAAGGGGTGCTGGTGCGGGAGGATGGAGCCGTGTTGGAGGGGAGCGTCAGCAACATTTTCATGGTGACAGGGGGCAAGGTGGTAACGCCGCCGATCTGGCTGGGAATCCTCCCGGGGATCACCCGCCAGCGGGTGATGGAGCTTGCCGAAGAACTGCGCATCCCCGCCGAAGAACGCGCCTTTACCATCGCCGAACTGCGCCGTGCCGACGAAGTGTTTTTCACCAACTCCGTGCGGGGAATTGTGGCGGTTGGGGAGCTTGACGGAGTTCAGATACCAAGCACCGCCATCACCCTGCGCCTGTCGGCAAGCTACAGCAACGATGTCGGGATGCAGGGGGCGTAG
- a CDS encoding T9SS type A sorting domain-containing protein: MNSTYHNSPFAHTFFIKKAWYIYLLFAVLSPITLNAQWEQVGESLHGVDYLPNGTIVSVGEFGRIFCSFDDGSTWIRNVIPTKKSLHSVDFATSQIGVAVGDSGTIARTTDGGYSWKIIPSPTSVLLRRISFLKESLVGLAVGDQKTILLTTDGGLTWNSGDPNISNSFAISFTDVAFASPNRWFVVGNKGTALLSENNGTSWKPLPFSELEAFAGISFLDSLHGLLITSKAQAFYTMDGGKTWARKNSVPKYIDFVEKVQLITQNKAWFGGLYFNGKKLAVTNDTASSWSRDGYNGVPITQFCAIYDLDFYDSAHGVIVGDNSIIMKTRDGGMVWDTLSYLNVRIHPKYGRTIREFVGIYDCTTIGISPADNGTIIGTSSISGVAAYTTDNTMWRMKYSADNTHSINEIEFVTPQHGFMATGEGLFKSTNHGISWSLVKNIPIKTDRSISAVSFINPDTGLIINYNTTWRTTDGGGTWQSSVLPDVQYAADIVLTTPLIAYASTKERVFKSTDGGNSWVTLLEYKKQGFGSFQKMYFQDSARGFIASTFGSIYKTTDGGITWDSNSVSQGGFMGVRFFSDSLGFAYGLPSLLMVTNDGGKSWVREYPYPPRTEDSNIVFYDLKLLPGDTTLLLVGSNACLQRSFHPKQYTRGSNENPYLFINIIPNPLRLGAATITIYGLYSVPTDHLSLRVFDLYGRQVADLSTMLELTGSRTIAEATIDASKFASGVYLVQFQAGGNSRTERIVITR; this comes from the coding sequence ATGAATAGCACCTACCACAATTCGCCATTCGCTCATACTTTTTTTATCAAAAAAGCATGGTATATCTATCTGCTATTCGCTGTCCTTTCTCCTATCACACTCAATGCTCAATGGGAACAAGTCGGAGAGTCCTTGCATGGTGTAGATTATCTACCGAACGGAACGATAGTCTCGGTTGGAGAATTTGGAAGAATATTTTGTTCATTTGATGATGGCAGCACGTGGATACGAAACGTCATCCCAACAAAAAAGAGTTTACACAGCGTTGATTTTGCCACATCACAAATTGGGGTGGCTGTTGGCGATAGCGGAACAATTGCCAGAACCACCGATGGGGGATATTCTTGGAAGATTATACCCTCCCCCACCAGTGTATTACTACGGCGCATATCTTTTTTAAAAGAATCGTTAGTGGGCCTTGCTGTTGGGGATCAAAAAACCATCCTGCTCACCACAGATGGAGGTCTTACATGGAATAGTGGCGACCCAAATATTTCTAATTCTTTTGCTATTTCCTTCACTGACGTTGCGTTTGCTTCCCCTAATCGTTGGTTCGTTGTTGGTAATAAAGGCACTGCTCTACTCTCAGAAAACAATGGGACTTCTTGGAAGCCTTTACCATTTTCAGAATTAGAAGCATTTGCGGGTATTTCCTTTCTTGATTCATTGCATGGGTTGTTGATCACCTCCAAAGCCCAAGCATTTTACACAATGGATGGAGGAAAAACTTGGGCACGTAAAAATAGCGTGCCGAAGTACATAGACTTTGTTGAAAAGGTTCAGTTGATTACCCAAAACAAAGCATGGTTTGGCGGGCTATATTTCAACGGCAAAAAATTGGCCGTAACCAACGACACAGCCTCCTCATGGTCCCGAGACGGTTATAATGGGGTGCCGATAACGCAGTTCTGCGCCATATATGATTTGGATTTTTATGATAGTGCGCACGGAGTTATTGTTGGCGACAACTCCATCATCATGAAAACACGTGACGGAGGGATGGTATGGGATACCCTTTCATACCTCAATGTCAGAATTCACCCCAAATATGGGCGCACGATACGCGAGTTTGTAGGAATTTATGATTGCACCACAATTGGCATATCCCCTGCGGATAATGGAACGATTATAGGAACATCTAGCATAAGCGGCGTGGCAGCTTATACAACTGACAATACTATGTGGAGAATGAAATATTCTGCAGACAACACACATTCCATTAACGAAATTGAATTTGTCACCCCTCAGCATGGCTTCATGGCAACCGGTGAAGGGTTGTTTAAATCAACGAACCATGGGATTTCTTGGTCCTTAGTGAAAAATATTCCTATCAAAACTGATCGTTCCATTTCCGCAGTCAGCTTTATCAATCCAGATACAGGATTGATTATCAACTACAATACTACGTGGAGAACGACCGATGGTGGTGGAACTTGGCAAAGCTCGGTTTTACCAGATGTTCAGTATGCAGCCGATATCGTCTTAACAACTCCATTAATAGCATACGCATCAACAAAAGAACGGGTGTTTAAATCTACTGATGGAGGGAATTCTTGGGTTACTCTCCTCGAGTATAAAAAACAAGGTTTTGGCTCCTTCCAAAAGATGTATTTCCAAGATTCGGCTCGCGGATTTATTGCATCAACATTTGGGTCTATCTATAAAACAACAGATGGAGGGATTACGTGGGATTCAAACTCCGTTTCACAAGGCGGATTTATGGGGGTACGTTTTTTTAGCGATTCTCTTGGATTTGCCTACGGGCTTCCCTCGCTATTGATGGTGACTAACGATGGAGGGAAAAGTTGGGTAAGGGAATATCCATACCCCCCAAGGACTGAAGACTCCAATATTGTTTTTTATGATTTAAAACTTCTCCCTGGGGACACAACATTGCTCTTGGTTGGTTCAAACGCCTGTTTGCAACGTTCATTTCATCCCAAGCAATACACTCGCGGATCAAATGAGAACCCTTATTTATTTATCAATATCATCCCTAACCCTTTAAGGTTAGGTGCTGCTACAATCACAATTTATGGGCTGTACAGCGTTCCGACCGATCACCTATCACTACGTGTTTTCGATTTATACGGAAGGCAGGTGGCAGATTTATCCACAATGTTAGAATTAACCGGGTCGCGAACAATTGCTGAAGCCACGATAGACGCTTCCAAGTTTGCCAGCGGAGTCTATTTGGTGCAATTCCAAGCAGGTGGGAATTCACGAACAGAGCGGATAGTTATCACCCGCTGA